The genomic segment tgtcttttccattataattggggttattattgagccatctgctattaactttctcctgtatttgttccatatttctaatgcattactcaacattgggttcccagtttaccttatttttttcctcataaactattttaaaacctattccgaatttcttcttccacttttcctgaatccattaTTAACTATTCTACATCCTCCTTTTCATCATTCCTTGTATAACCAATCTCAGTCTGTTTGCCTTATAATATTTTTTGATATGAGGAAGCgctaatccttcttctttttgagatctgttctgtaacttgtttcgtcaatttctttgactgccattacagtatttatcatttgtccaaatgagtctcctttggggtggagaaaggtggggtagaaatgttgcaaagaaatcatgtattcaactcttcttctataatctgaaatggcattataaatataaggtatatgtaagtataaagtttatcctcagaagcattttcatttttagtattgctgtctttccaaaccaagatagatgtgtattaattttttcaaactattttcctcaatgctactacatttgcctcttctatttcttccagcttttcaacgtctcctttcaattgcagtgcccagaattagacacagtgtgattccaggtaaagtggtctgaccaaggcagaatagagggggagcatgacttccctggatctagacactctgcccctatttatgcaggccaaaatcccataaggaggagggagcaagcttgttttctgctgctctgcaaactaggatgcagaataatagtttcaaactacaggaaaggggattccacctgaacataaggaagaagttcctcactgtgagagcagttcagctgtggaaccttctttggaggcttttaagcagaggctggatggccatctgtccggggtgctttgaatggaatttcctgcttcttggcagggggttggactagatgacccatgaggtctcttccaactctatggttatatgattttgtgatttcttccccttccacttcctgTTCATGTCTATTTTAAGTCATAGtccttagaagttctttggacaaacattctggcttctttgcacttgtcctatttatgtggcttctctcctgtgtgcatcctttgatggatacgcagatgtccactctcactgaaactctttccacattccacgcatttatgtggtctctctcctgtgtgcatcctttgatgggtacgaagattcgaactgttactgaagctctttccacattccatgcatgtatgtggcttctcccctgtgtgagtcctttgatgggtgcgtagatttccactctgactgaagctctttccacattccatgcatgtatgtggcttctctcctgtgtgcatcctttgatggatacgcagatgtccactatcactgaagctctttccacattccctgcatgtatgtggcttctcccctgtgtgagtcctttgatggatacgcagatgtccactatcactgaagctctttccacattccctgcatgtatgtggcttctctcctgtgtgagtcctttgatggatacgcagatgtccactctgactgaatctctttccacattccatgcatgtatgtggcttctcccctgtgtggatcctttgatgggtgcgtagactgtcactccgactgaagctctttgcacattccatgcatgtatgtggcttctctcctgtgtgcatcttttgatggatacgcagatgtccactctgactgaagctctttccacattccatgcatttatatggcttctcccctgtgtgagtcctttgatggatacgcagatgtccactctcactgaagctctttccacattccatgcatgtatgtggcttctcccctgtgtgagtccatTGATGGGTACGTAGATCTCCactttgactgaagctctttccacattccatgcatgtatgtggcttctcccctgtgtggatcctttgatgggaacgtagatagtcactccgactgaagctctttccacattccaagcatttatatggcttctcccctgtgtgagtcctttgatggatacgcagatgtccactctcactgaagctctttccacattccatgcatgtatgtggcttctcccctgtgtgtgtcctttgatgggtgcgtagatctccactctgactgaagctctttccacattccatgcatgtatgtggcttctcctctgtgtggatcctttgatgggaacgtagactgtcactccgactgaagctctttccacattccatgcatttatatggcttctcccctgtgtgagtcctttgatggatacgcagatgtccactctcactgaagctctttccacattccatgcatgtatgtggcttctcccctgtgtggatcctttgatgggaacgtagactgtcactccgactgaagctctttccacattccatgcatttatatggcttctcccctgtgtgagtcctttgatggatacgcagatgtccactctgactgaagctctttccacattccatgcatatatgtggcttctctcctgtgtgagtcctttgatgggtgcgtagatctccactctgactgaagctctttccacattccatgcatgtatgtggcttctcccttgtgtgagtcctttgatgggtgcatagatttccactctcactgaatctctttccacattccatgcatgtatgtggcttctcccttgtgtgggtcctctgatgggtgtgtagatttccactctgactgaagctctttccacattccacacatttatatggcttctctcctgtgtgagttcgttgatgtttagcaagagaacttctctcaatgaaacatttcccacagtccttgcaattatgtcgcttctcccctgtgtgtcaaggacagaacgccacaagattcaaagtaacagagtttattagattacagaactcaaaaatgcccgtaaaaacacaagggccaggcagtttttgcctttaggagcaaaaagggacaaaagtaaatgttcaaaagataaaccggattaaaccggagtttaatccgggtaaaaacaaactgcttgcttcagcctaggtattaacagaacgaaagccaaggaacaaaagatacaaagaatgcaactaattggcagcagattcctctctgctgccagcactgtgcttagagtaacttgcgtcgctcccacacacacacagtagacaggatctccaacacgagcaattcagccaaggattgtagaagtagagtagaccagttccgttccgtaaatcaaagccagaagcagacgtttgtagtttttccaagtccaagaaggggggaagacaagccgtggtcagttcagtccgggttctcaaagcaggagatggcgtccgtcagaaagacgacggaaggtcaagctaataagagtaagcacaggtttgcacaaacaaatgcccacacaatccctcccgccgtctgaccctggatttcaatcaacttacgtcacagcacaggaaagcacacaagtcttcagggaagcgtcccacacacacacggatcccaagcgtttgcccagattaccttgcccgacgcaatttgcaattgctcccaagccccattttatgccagttacaaatcttcatcactgtcagctgtcctccttaacccgggcgtttcctcatcactttcctcgtcagagctggaacacctctgactacgcccaacagcatctccagctgtggatcccgtcccatccctccagctaagccatgggtctaatcctgaaggtccccattcatcttctgtcccatcatggccagtggcacccaattcctcccttacccgagtccaatccatctcatcctcctctgagctaaccagcccctcctccattctctccgtaaacccttcgaaagattcttcgtcagatggtgctgcaaatatgtctcgcagtctttttctctctcgctcctcgagagtatctgactctcgaggagtcttacgcccacgtctgtcagtaacagagccatgaggctcaatcataacactatcccctctcacaaaggcctcctcccccgatggcggagaagtggcagtgataccctccgctatagcaccacgacgactagaggtatcaagtttcaacagcgaacgatgaaagactggatggacctttaaactagacggtaaacgcaaacgaaacgcaacggaagaaatctttttaacgataggaaagggacccaaataccgaggcgcaaactttcccccagcctgtttaatatgtttggaagataaccacaccaaatccccttcttccaactcctcccctgcctgcctgtggcggtcagcctgagtcttctgcgttgccttagcttccagcagtaagcgacgggcaacatcatgcaatgcagccatttccgtagagcggtacacagggtccgaagagaccacattggtcgacggcgccacacctccccgtgggtgaaaaccataagttagctcaaacggcgtatgctgactagatgtgtgcaccgcattgttgtaagcaaattccgccaccggtagccacttcacccaagccgtgggttgatctaaacaaaaacaacgcagatattgctctaagagcccattaacccgttccgactgtccatccgtttgcggatgaaaggctgaagaaacgtttaacttagtccccaagcactcatggaaatgtttccaaaagcgtgacacaaattgcggagccctatctgaaataatcacctcgggtgctccgtgcaaacgatagatgtgcttagtaaatagtaaggccaacgtaggggccgccggaatggttgaacaaggaataaaatgagccagtttactaaataaatccaccaccacccaaatacaagtataacccccagacttaggcaaatctgaaatgaaatccatggaaatgatttgccatggcctgtccggaacaggtaaagacgacaacaaccctctagggcgcccaacaggcgtcttactctgctggcaaacggcgcagctgtcacaaaagcgcagaatgtcttgccgcatctttggccaccaatagctcctggtaatgagctgcacggtcttgaatctgccaaagtgcccagccatgggttcgtcatggtgggctctaatcacctccaacctgagggcccccactggtacgtagacctgccccctgcgtaccaatactccgtcttgatcttgtagatgcggcagtatggtacgattacctgctgagagcagcatcagttgctcctgtgtccacacatcatccctctgagcctcaaggatctggtcatgttacccgagctcattatctacaacacacagagaggcagtaggcaagatggtctgacatacaacctgctcattggtcttaaactccggcttgcgggataaagcatcggcccgcaagtttgccttcccctctacgaactgcaccttgaagttaaacctggagaaaaacaaagcccatcggatttgacgctggtttaacttctttgctgtttgcaagtgctctaaattcttgtgatcagatctgaccacgatctggtgccgtgccccttcaagccagtgccgccacacctcaaacgccaccttaatcgccaacaactccttctcccatatggtatagttctgctcgaagggtgttagttgccgcgagtaaaatccacagggacgcaaggtccctgaggaatctttctgagacaatacagcccccaacgcgtagctagaagcgtccgcttctaccacgaacggtttgtcaacatcaggatgggttagtatgttgtctgattgaaaactagacttaagttgtagaaacgcctcgtgagcttcccgcccccacacaaatggctgtttcttgcgcagaagctgcgtcaaaggtaccgtgagctttgcaaaattcggaataaactcccggtagtaattagcaaaacctaagaacctttgtacatccttcttagttttcagctcctgccatgagttgacggcgtcaaccttatgtgggtccattttaagttccctacctgacactacatgacctaggaactccacttcaggcacatgaaagacgcatttggaagccttggcgaaaagcccattagcccgcagtcggtgcagaacctgcttgacatgttgacgatgttctttctcgtccttagaaaaaatcaagatatcatccaaataaatcactaaaaattggtcaattaggtccctgaacacatcgttcatgaacctctggaagaccgcaggagcattacaaagcccaaaaggcatgactcggaactcgtggcatccgaaacacgtgttaaatgccgtcttccattcatccccttcccgtatacggattaagttataggccccccgcaggtcaagcttggtaaagaccttagccccttgcacccttgataacagttccgagattaaagggagcgggtacctatcccgaatggtgtatttgtttaggatccgatagtcgcagaccagcctaagttccccagtctttttggctacaaagaatactggtgccgcagttggagaactagatgggcgaataaaccccttggctaaattgtcatctaaaaactcccgcaaagcttgcctttccggtacagtcaaggcatacagcctccctgctggcagtttcgcaccttctgccaacttgatggcgcaatcatatggcctgtgcggtggtaatttgtccgcttctcttttacaaaatacatcagagaactccccatactcagcaggcactccctccatatcagcatgagtaacgtttagagtgcaacaatcctgcctctttaagatcactttacgtgttgcccaatccacttgtgggtttactacagctagccaatccatccccaggatcacatcatatctaggcaagctcgtaatatcccacacaaacgttcccgttactccctgcacctcccacgttactgctgaggtttcctggttaaccaccccagtctccagcagtctcccatctgctccctccacccacacgtcgcatgccttgcgcactctaggaatgccatgcttcttagcaaactcaatatctacataggagaccgtagctcctgagtccagcagtgccagagtagaaacaagttcccttcccccaacagataatgtaatgggtacgaaaacatgcttcctcccctcagttgactgcttgaggagccctagtgcgttggactcacgtcgcactagggctggccttttcccgaaagctgggaaggtttcacattacaatttttggcaaaatgcccagcattcccacagtacaaacacaagcccagctgcctcctacggctcttttcctctgtagacagttttttaaagaccccaagctccatgggctcttcccccatcaccacaggtgccctggttacatgcataggtggcgcacacattgcttttgagtgtttacaagcctcgaaccttgcgtctaaacgcaacaccttagctactaaggcgtcccagctttcagccggctccaagcgtgctaattcatcctggagcatatcacttaacccggcagtaaataaaagcatgaatgcattttccccccaatccagctggtggcgatacaggttaaacttatttaagtaatccaaaacagtcccctttccctgtttcaaccgatacagagcccacccagcgttctccgtgcggagaggatccccaaaagtatcagttaacaaccttttgaaattattcaaattgtccttgactgggtcatttcccaaaattaaattagtggcccattgtcctgcgggaccggtcaacaaactcaaaataaaagccaccttgctagtgtcagtaggaaaagcatgagcactgagctgagaaaaataaagctctacttgtgccaaaaaggttggcaacttgcacctggttccgtcaaagcgttcaggagtcaaaacatgtcctttcacagcaaaagctgtttggcttaaggccgtttgcaattggtctactttggctcttaactcatccatcgtcttcctgacgggtttattgctgcaataaactttttatgggcgtcgggcaatctgtcaaggacagaacgccacaagattcaaagtaacagagtttattagattacagaactcaaaaatgcccgtaaaaacacaagggccaggcagtttttgcctttaggagcaaaaagggacaaaagtaaatgttcaaaagataaaccggattaaaccggagtttaatccgggtaaaaacaaactgcttgcttcagcctaggtattaacagaacgaaagccaaggaacaaaagatacaaagaatgcaactaattggcagcagattcctctctgctgccagcactgtgcttagagtaacttgcgtcgctcccacacacacacagtagacaggatctccaacacgagcaattcagccaaggattgtagaagtagagtagaccagttccgttccgtaaatcaaagccagaagcagacgtttgtagtttttccaagtccaagaaggggggaagacaagccgtggtcagttcagtccgggttctcaaagcaggagatggcgtccgtcagaaagacgacggaaggtcaagctaataagagtaagcacaggtttgcacaaacaaatgcccacacaatccctcccgccgtctgaccctggatttcaatcaacttacgtcacagcacaggaaagcacacaagtcttcagggaagcgtcccacacacacacggatcccaagcgtttgcccagattaccttgcccgacgcaatttgcaattgctcccaagccccattttatgccagttacaaatcttcatcactgtcagctgtcctccttaacccgggcgtttcctcatcactttcctcgtcagagctggaacacctctgactacgcccaacagcatctccagctgtggatcccgtcccatccctccagctaagccatgggtctaatcctgaaggtccccattcatcttctgtcccatcatggccagtggcacccaattcctcccttacccgagtccaatccatctcatcctcctctgagctaaccagcccctcctccattctctccgtaaacccttcgaaagattcttcgtcagatggtgctgcaaatatgtctcgcagtctttttctctctcgctcctcgagagtatctgactctcgaggagtcttacgcccacgtctgtcagtaacagagccatgaggctcaatcataacactgtgtgtgattttgacaatgaattttccattttttaacatttattattctaatattatgcctgaagttcacagatatggactcctgaataggacatttcctcttcccagtctctgtatcgctgtagccttattttctctttaccaacccctctttttacagcacaatcctccctttccttacatttaaaggtatgtagcttgaaatataatttctccaattcatttcttgttcttgttaatcCTGCGTACTTTCCTTTCAGACGTAAGGCAAACggcaatgttttcttcataaggtTCGTTTAGAGGTTACCTGCGAGATGAATAAGAGTAAAATCTTATTAGGAGCAGAGTACAGAAAGATCTCATTGAACATGAAGAACAATAGCCTAGTGCTGTAGCAATCacaggggaagaggggagaaagactggcccaactggtaagagcccgttgcctgctgagaagcactttaacacttgcccaacaaagaacaatccctgcaaaggggatagcggcctaagatcctgtgtctaatccaaccttggtaaaggaaggcctctaataatatggtcaacacggaaaggggctaacgatgcaaagcatttcctacctagatcccgcttcttcacatctccactcaaaacctgagtggccatctgtatggacagactatcccaagtgatcagtcttgggagaaaaatacttcctccaacttgggggagagatattttcctgatcctctctttccctgcagcgtgatccctgccccacgtttctaaagcaaggcgcctggagacactgagagcacattaggccacaaagttccttgacatactgcattcttacaaaacctataccacaaaggtatgtaacttcagccagagccaaggcactcagcctagcagcagtacatgagagaaggcggtatagaggagacagatggatagacccccagggtgagtgggaatcctgctgccctccagatccttctgcactccaacagcacccttgggtgggagacatgattcctgcccagttctgctcagttcagtccattttagaaaggacattggcaaactgcagcggattcatagaaaggcaacaaggacaggaagacattacattgtaaatgaaggaaaaataaaggtaaaagtttgcttttgcacaGGAGACAATATTGTGGCTCGAACTAAAATTATGTGCTAAAGATGATGCTTCTGACCGTCATCTGGGTAGTACCAGGTATAGCTTGTGCCACCAgatgactgcaactaggccgaccacctgctccctcgatccgtgtccctcctggctagtaagatcttgcctggagggattacgtgaacctctgttgaatataataaatagctcccttgagcaaggagtttttccagagggtttaaaagaggcgatggtatctccgctgctgaagaaaccagactgggatcgttcggttcccgctagctaccgcccagtctcgaatcttccgtttctgggcaaggtggttgagagggcagcagcggaacagttgcagcagttcctcaatgacacagccggacttgatcccttccagtccggcttccgtagggggcacgggacggagactgtgctagttgccatcacagatcagcttcgctgccaaagggatcaaggcggatcagcgctgctcgtgttattggatctcacagcagcatttgatacggtcgatcacaatctattgacccactgcctagccatgacgggggttagggggataccccttaaatgggtgtcctccttcctccagaatcagggacagcgggtggtgaggggagggatggtttccgcgtggtctccactatcttgtggggtcccacagggagctattctctctcctctattatttaacatctatatgcgaccgcttgcctgACTGGTGCGGAGGTTTGGGCtggagtgccaccagtacgctgatgacactcagctcattctgaggatggagggccagccggactccgtacccgatagtttccatcagtgccttgaggccgttactggatgatTGCGtgccagtaggttgagggtgaatccagcgaagacggagatcctttggctgggccgtccgggtgggggggagatgcagctgcctaccctggatggcgagacactgcgtccgtcatcttctgtaaaaagtcttggtgtcttattggaccctctgctcacaatggaggcccaggtctctgctgtgagcagatctgcgtttttccatctacgtcaggctaggcgactggctccctacctttctaggaacgacctggctacggttgtccaggcgacggtcatcttgaggctcggctactgtaacgccctctacattggccttcctctgtcagtgatccggaaactaaagctggtgcaaaacgcggcggctccGTCTTCTcaccggggtgccggcgaggtggcgtatcaccccaatcctacaacagctgcactggctaccaattgagtaccggattactttcaagatactggtactaacctttaaggccttacatggtttggggccggcgtacctgagggcccgcttatccccctaccaaccccagagattacttcggtcc from the Anolis carolinensis isolate JA03-04 unplaced genomic scaffold, rAnoCar3.1.pri scaffold_38, whole genome shotgun sequence genome contains:
- the LOC107983865 gene encoding zinc finger protein 91 isoform X3; its protein translation is METSLSKSHTGEKRHNCKDCGKCFIERSSLAKHQRTHSGEKPYKCVECGKSFSQSGNLCTHQRTHTGEKPHKCMECGKSFSQSGNLCTHQRTHTGEKPHTCMECGKSFSQSGNLCTHQRTHTGEKPHTCMECGKSFSQSGNLRTHQRTHTGEKPHTCRECGKSFSQSGHLRIHQRMHTGERPHTCMECGKSFSESGNLRTHQRTHTGEKPHKCMECGKSFSRSGDLRNHQRMHTGERPYKCMECGKSFSRNRDLRNHQRMHTGERPHTCMECGKSFSQSGSLRTHQRTHTGEKPHKCMECGKNFSNSSNLRTHQKIHTGEKPHNCKDCGKCFIERSSLAKHQRTHTGEKPYKCVECGKSFSQSGNLHTHQRTHTREKPHTCMECGKRFSESGNLCTHQRTHTREKPHTCMECGKSFSQSGDLRTHQRTHTGEKPHICMECGKSFSQSGHLRIHQRTHTGEKPYKCMECGKSFSRSDSLRSHQRIHTGEKPHTCMECGKSFSESGHLRIHQRTHTGEKPYKCMECGKSFSRSDSLRSHQRIHTEEKPHTCMECGKSFSQSGDLRTHQRTHTGEKPHTCMECGKSFSESGHLRIHQRTHTGEKPYKCLECGKSFSRSDYLRSHQRIHTGEKPHTCMECGKSFSQSGDLRTHQWTHTGEKPHTCMECGKSFSESGHLRIHQRTHTGEKPYKCMECGKSFSQSGHLRIHQKMHTGEKPHTCMECAKSFSRSDSLRTHQRIHTGEKPHTCMECGKRFSQSGHLRIHQRTHTGEKPHTCRECGKSFSDSGHLRIHQRTHTGEKPHTCRECGKSFSDSGHLRIHQRMHTGEKPHTCMECGKSFSQSGNLRTHQRTHTGEKPHTCMECGKSFSNSSNLRTHQRMHTGERPHKCVECGKSFSESGHLRIHQRMHTGEKPHK